In Panthera tigris isolate Pti1 chromosome C1, P.tigris_Pti1_mat1.1, whole genome shotgun sequence, the following proteins share a genomic window:
- the LOC122240884 gene encoding 5-hydroxytryptamine receptor 5B yields MEAANLTVAATGVSLPLGSEAGSFSPSPGGVIGSTPGGAALPGREPPFSVFTVLVVTLLVLLIAATFLWNLLVLVTILRVRAFHRVPHNLVASTAVSDVLVAALVMPLSLVSELSAGRRWLLGRSLCHVWISFDVLCCTASIWNVAAIALDRYWTITRHLQYTLRTRRRASALMIALTWALSALIALAPLLFGWGEAYDPRRQRCQVSQEPSYAVFSTCGAFYLPLGVVLFVYWKIYKAAKFRFGRRRGAVLPLPAKVQVKEAPHEAEMVFTARRPVVAFQMSGDSWREQKEKRAAVMVGILIGVFVLCWIPFFLAELISPLCACSLPPIWKSIFLWLGYSNSFFNPLIYTAFNKNYNNAFKSLFSRQR; encoded by the exons ATGGAAGCAGCTAACCTCACGGTGGCCGCCACCGGCGTCTCCCTGCCCCTGGGATCCGAGGCCGGCAGCTTCAGCCCAAGCCCCGGCGGGGTCATCGGGTCGACCCCAGGCGGGGCCGCCCTGCCCGGCCGCGAGCCGCCTTTCTCCGTCTTCACGGTGCTGGTGGTGACGCTGCTGGTGCTGCTGATCGCGGCCACTTTCCTGTGGAACCTGCTGGTTCTTGTCACCATCCTGCGCGTCCGCGCCTTCCATCGTGTGCCTCATAACTTGGTGGCCTCGACGGCCGTGTCGGACGTACTCGTGGCCGCGCTGGTGATGCCCCTGAGCCTGGTGAGCGAGCTGTCGGCCGGGCGACGTTGGCTGCTGGGCCGGAGCCTGTGCCACGTGTGGATCTCCTTCGACGTGCTGTGCTGCACCGCCAGCATCTGGAACGTGGCGGCCATCGCCCTGGACCGCTACTGGACCATCACGCGCCACCTTCAGTACACGCTGCGCACCCGCCGCCGCGCCTCCGCGCTCATGATCGCGCTCACCTGGGCGCTCTCGGCGCTCATCGCCCTGGCCCCGCTGCTCTTTGGCTGGGGCGAGGCGTACGACCCACGGCGCCAGCGCTGCCAGGTGAGCCAGGAACCCTCCTACGCCGTCTTCTCCACCTGCGGTGCCTTCTACCTGCCGCTTGGCGTGGTGCTCTTCGTCTACTGGAAGATCTACAAGGCGGCCAAGTTCCGTTTCGGCCGCCGCCGCGGGGCTGTGCTGCCGCTGCCGGCCAAGGTGCAG GTGAAGGAGGCCCCTCACGAGGCTGAGATGGTGTTCACGGCGCGTCGCCCGGTGGTGGCCTTTCAGATGAGCGGGGACTCGTGGCGGGAGCAGAAGGAGAAGCGGGCGGCCGTGATGGTGGGCATTCTCATTGGCGTGTTTGTGCTGTGCTGGATCCCCTTCTTCCTGGCGGAGCTCATCAGCCCCCTCTGTGCCTGCAGCCTGCCCCCCATCTGGAAAAGCATATTCTTGTGGCTCGGCTACTCCAATTCCTTCTTCAACCCCCTGATCTACACGGCATTTAACAAGAACTACAACAACGCCTTCAAGAGTCTCTTCAGCAGGCAGAGATGA